A stretch of the Ananas comosus cultivar F153 linkage group 14, ASM154086v1, whole genome shotgun sequence genome encodes the following:
- the LOC109720011 gene encoding apoptosis-inducing factor homolog B-like — protein sequence MEGGEREEKRRVVVIGGGVAGALLAKNVQFNSDLVLIDPKEYFEIPWADLRAMVEPPFAEKILIKHTDYLTNAAIVTSRAIGVTETEVLTDGGRSVPYDFLVIATGHADPVARSRNDRIEQFREENEKIKSSSSILIIGGGPTGVELAGEIATDYPGKKVTLVHKGSRLLEYIGPKASVKALKWLKEKNVEVLFQQTVDLESISDGQKEFKTSAGKSVTADCHFVCIGRPLASSWLKETILGKSLDEHGRLMVDEKLRVNGQKNIFAIGDITNIKELKQGYLAQAHATLVAKNLKLIMKGVKETNLAAYKAGSAIAIVSLGRKSAVAQFPFATISGRVPGMIKSKDLFAARTRKTMGVDP from the exons ATGGAAGGAGGAGaaagggaggagaagaggagggtgGTGGTgatcggcggcggcgtcgccggAGCTCTCCTCGCGAAAAACGTACAATTCAACTCTGATTTGGTCCTTATTGACCC GAAGGAATACTTTGAGATCCCATGGGCCGACCTACGAGCAATGGTGGAGCCGCCGTTTGCAGAGAAAATACTGATCAAGCACACCGACTACCTCACCAATGCAGCAATCGTCACATCACGTGCGATCGGTGTAACAGAAACGGAGGTTTTGACCGATGGGGGCCGTTCGGTCCCATACGACTTCCTCGTCATAGCTACCGGTCACGCTGATCCTGTTGCAAGAAGCAGGAACGACAGGATCGAGCAGTTCCGAGAAG AGAACGAAAAGATAAAGTCGTCGAGCTCTATCCTAATTATCGGAGGCGGTCCCACCGGCGTCGAACTCGCTGGCGAGATTGCAACTGACTACCCAGGAAAGAAGGTGACTCTGGTTCATAAGGGATCAAGATTGCTCGAATATATAGGACCGAAAGCTTCTGTAAAAGCGCTGAAATGGTTAAAAGAGAAGAATGTCGAAGTGCTTTTTCAGCAAACAGTAGATCTAGAGTCGATATCTGACGGTCAGAAGGAGTTCAAAACATCGGCAGGAAAATCAGTTACAGCTGATTGCCATTTCGTTTGTATTGGTCGGCCGTTGGCTTCATCATGGCTCAAAGAAACCATCTTAGGCAAAAGCTTAGACGAGCATGGACGATTGATGGTTGACGAGAAATTGAGAGTGAATGGTCAAAAAAACATATTTGCCATCGGAGATATTACTAATATCAAG GAACTGAAACAAGGATATCTAGCTCAGGCTCATGCAACATTGGTTGCTAAGAACTTGAAGCTAATAATGAAGGGAGTGAAAGAAACCAACCTAGCCGCTTACAAGGCCGGTTCTGCAATCGCGATCGTTTCCTTGGGAAGGAAAAGCGCAGTGGCTCAATTCCCTTTCGCGACTATAAGTGGGCGTGTGCCCGGCATGATCAAATCCAAGGACTTGTTTGCGGCAAGGACGAGGAAAACCATGGGGGTCGACCCTTAA
- the LOC109720305 gene encoding uncharacterized protein LOC109720305 isoform X1 produces the protein MMSKSTSASAREHIERVRRDRFYIGREERNPLAEDIHQAVNYLSQELYSKDVHFLMELIQNAEDNEYPAEAEAALEFVITMEDVTATGAEATLLVFNNEKGFSPANVESICRVGKSTKKGVRHRGYIGEKGIGFKSVFLISSQPHIFSNGYQIKFSEEPSPECGVGFIVPEWVEENPSLSDIQKIYGSFKSLPTTAIILPLKAEKVGAVKQQLSGLHPEILLFLSKIRRLSFREFSSDPKLASVTEISISSEENFRTRKNIDAESFTLHLSANEDGDQQCSYYMWKQKFPVKPECRVSKRAEVDEWVIILAFPLGHRLSSRTRHPGVYAFLPTEMVTGFPFIIQADFLLISSRESIVLDSPWNRGILGCVPSAFVNAFVAQLKTNEAAPAISLPFSFKFLPVRASSIPVLDSVREIIKSKVVEEHIMPCQSYSAQRMFCKPRDVSRLKPAFWNILIEAGSSGVDLQSLSSHGTYILSSHLDTADYEDTLGFLGVRYVDSEWYGKCIEGCGLVKELAEEVYLELLCFIADNWSADFARTSIWHKPLLKYVDANGGVSFWSIYRASQYSDRICTAADTSHVSWLIDWNKELAYASDRFFMPESTQKSLKAFSKQGTLMDWLKMHAKVEVVSVYNYALLVAKALKDRRLVIAFTHFVYHSAARNYIPEWYMNELCCSMPLVDNYGSVITQTARILVPAKGSKWVRLMGSNPWRGENYVELGADYLCGGNFAGNRTSENQLLGFLKKYAQAADVPYIRPPDAAFPTVASPLTKDNALLLLEWIRNLRSSGVQLPVRFLNCVKHGSWLKTSVGYKPPSESFLSNENWGSLLQIQSVLVDIPMIDQQFYGDRIGSYKEELRTIGVRFEFSEALTYIGAHLMSMAANCTLTRANVVSLLQLIRFLRQKFLPPEHLIQSIKNGRWLKTRLGYSSPAGSILFGSEWTTASYISNLPFIDIEFYGDEIINYKTELELLGVIVRFNGNYQILVDNFKPSSTLIAADAVILILMCVRHVASSGDFVKKLKELRWLKTNLGYKTPGETLLVDSEWECLVKVVDGVPLIDLGFYGDRIRSFQEELTKVGVVLNLEEAAKAIARQFKQLVSSSSLTKKNVLALLASYRHLKDRSSNLPLDLVVCMRSEKWLHTKMGFRSPVDSILFDSRWESVSPMAVLPFIDDSDSCNGLGKEICRYKSELKSLGVACEPDEGANFVVTGLNIPSNPSAITPANVISVLKCIRNWKKTHKVFPKDFAQRICKRWLKTAMGYQYPDECILFDSKSCSFIQREDGPFIDEAFYGSEISSYKNELEEIGVTVEISQGCSLIARHLKSHSSLTTISRVYSFLKEFEWTPESRSANWIWIPSGSDSGEWVSSRSCVLHDKNNLFRSQLHVLEKHYEKRLLGFFSNVLGVKSNPTVEDYCMLWSVWEMSVLDVKPADCSAFWCFIAKNWNADTEKRLLDCVAKLPVNAKNGILLSDKEDVFIPDDLLLKDLFDEASEESIFIWYPSTISRAKLNLIYSSIGVRKISEAVEYDESHSLESGNVSQVDAKNLMINKTGLMKTCLAFLADPLLDISGEERHRIVRSLLDVEVLETNEQIAASYKLKLSSGRDLTVKESQMCRWEKEDSKLIVQRIDGSSGNKERIEFATFFSDEVSRGLLFDRADQIDSLAEIIKIGSLLDFDEAAVEFLLKAKNLQLFEEDEKFLSSELPSEKV, from the exons ATGATGTCGAAGTCGACTTCCGCTTCGGCGAGGGAGCACATCGAGAGGGTGAGGAGGGATCGGTTCTACATCGGGAGGGAGGAGCGGAACCCACTTGCGGAGGACATTCACCAGGCCGTCAACTACCTTTCCCAGGAACTCTACTCCAAGGATGTCCACTTCCTCATGGAACTCATCCAG AATGCGGAGGACAACGAGTAcccggcggaggcggaggcggcgctgGAGTTCGTGATCACGATGGAGGACGTGACGGCGACGGGGGCGGAGGCGACCCTGCTGGTGTTCAACAACGAGAAGGGATTCTCTCCGGCCAACGTCGAATCCATCTGCCGCGTCGGCAAGTCCACCAAGAAGGGCGTCCGCCACCGCGGCTACATCGGAGAGAAAG GTATCGGGTTCAAGAGCGTGTTTCTGATCTCCAGCCAGCCCCACATCTTCAGCAACGGGTATCAGATCAAATTCAGCGAAGAGCCGTCGCCGGAATGCGGCGTCGGATTCATCGTCCCCGAGTGGGTCGAAGAGAATCCGAGCCTCTCCGACATCCAGAAGATCTACGGCTCATTCAAGAGCCTCCCGACCACGGCCATCATCCTGCCTCTCAAGGCCGAGAAAGTCGGCGCGGTGAAACAGCAGCTGTCAGGCCTGCACCCTGAGATCCTCCTGTTTCTGTCGAAAATTCGAAGGCTCTCTTTCAGAGAATTCAGCAGCGATCCCAAGCTCGCTTCGGTCACCGAAATATCGATATCCAGCGAGGAGAACTTTCGGACGAGGAAGAACATCGACGCCGAGTCTTTCACTCTCCACTTATCCGCTAACGAGGATGGGGACCAGCAGTGCAGTTACTACATGTGGAAGCAGAAGTTCCCCGTCAAGCCCGAATGCAGAGTGAGTAAAAGAGCAGAAGTCGATGAGTGGGTGATCATCCTCGCGTTTCCGTTGGGACACCGGCTGAGCAGCAGGACGAGGCATCCCGGCGTCTACGCATTCTTGCCGACGGAGATGGTGACCGGCTTCCCCTTCATAATTCAGGCAGACTTCCTCCTGATATCCTCGCGGGAGTCGATAGTTTTGGACAGCCCGTGGAACAGAGGCATCCTCGGCTGCGTGCCTTCTGCTTTCGTCAACGCTTTCGTCGCGCAACTCAAAACCAATGAAGCCGCTCCCGCGATTTCCCTCCCCTTCTCGTTCAAATTTCTGCCCGTCCGCGCGTCGTCCATCCCCGTGCTGGATTCGGTCCGGGAGATCATCAAGAGCAAAGTAGTTGAAGAGCATATAATGCCGTGCCAGTCCTATTCGGCACAGAGGATGTTTTGTAAGCCCCGCGACGTCAGTCGGCTGAAACCGGCCTTCTGGAATATACTGATCGAGGCCGGAAGCTCGGGGGTGGATTTGCAGAGTTTGTCGTCTCACGGAACTTACATCCTGAGCTCCCATCTTGATACTGCAGATTATGAAGATACTTTGGGCTTTCTCGGAGTGCGATATGTCGATTCGGAATGGTATGGAAAGTGCATCGAAGGATGCGGTCTCGTGAAGGAACTCGCCGAGGAAGTTTACTTGGAGCTTCTGTGTTTCATAGCCGATAATTGGTCGGCTGATTTTGCGAGGACGAGCATTTGGCATAAACCTCTCCTCAAGTATGTGGACGCAAACGGGGGGGTATCCTTTTGGAGCATATACAGAGCATCGCAATATAGCGATCGGATATGCACCGCGGCCGATACGAGCCATGTTTCCTGGCTTATCGACTGGAATAAGGAATTGGCTTACGCTTCTGATCGGTTCTTTATGCCGGAAAGCACGCAGAAATCTCTAAAAGCATTCTCTAAGCAGGGAACATTGATGGACTGGCTCAAGATGCACGCGAAAGTGGAGGTTGTAAGTGTATACAATTATGCGCTTCTTGTTGCGAAAGCACTGAAGGATCGACGGCTAGTGATCGCTTTCACCCACTTTGTATACCACTCGGCTGCGAGGAACTACATACCGGAATGGTACATGAACGAATTGTGCTGTTCGATGCCTCTCGTGGATAACTACGGGTCCGTGATCACGCAAACGGCTCGGATTCTTGTTCCTGCTAAAGGGAGCAAGTGGGTCAGATTGATGGGCTCGAATCCGTGGAGAGGTGAAAACTACGTCGAACTCGGAGCAGATTACTTGTGCGGCGGAAACTTTGCGGGAAATCGTACATCCGAAAATCAGCTCTTGGGGTTTCTAAAAAAATACGCTCAAGCCGCCGATGTGCCTTATATCCGTCCTCCTGATGCCGCGTTTCCGACCGTCGCTTCTCCTTTGACAAAGGACAATGCGCTGTTGCTTCTAGAATGGATTAGAAATCTAAGGTCGAGCGGAGTGCAACTGCCTGTCAGGTTCTTGAATTGCGTAAAGCACGGAAGTTGGCTGAAGACATCAGTCGGTTACAAGCCCCCGTCAGAGTCCTTTCTCTCTAACGAAAATTGGGGAAGTTTGCTTCAGATTCAGTCCGTATTGGTTGATATACCGATGATCGACCAGCAATTCTACGGAGACCGAATCGGCAGTTACAAGGAAGAACTGAGAACAATCGGAGTGAGGTTTGAATTCTCGGAGGCGTTGACGTATATCGGCGCGCATCTCATGTCAATGGCAGCTAATTGTACTTTGACAAGAGCAAATGTGGTTTCACTGCTTCAATTGATTAGATTTCTTCGACAGAAATTTCTGCCTCCTGAGCACCTCATCCAGAGCATCAAAAATGGCAG GTGGCTAAAGACTCGCCTCGGTTATTCATCCCCGGCCGGCTCAATTCTCTTCGGTTCTGAATGGACGACGGCTTCCTATATCAGTAATCTCCCTTTTATTGATATCGAGTTCTACGGTGACGAAATCATTAACTACAAGACGGAGCTCGAGTTGCTCGGTGTTATAGTCCGATTCAACGGCAATTACCAGATTTTAGTTGATAACTTTAAACCATCTTCAACTTTGATCGCCGCCGACGCTGTTATACTGATACTCATGTGTGTTCGACATGTGGCATCTTCGGGAGATTTCGTGAAGAAGCTGAAAGAACTGAGATGGCTTAAGACTAATCTTGGCTACAAAACTCCAGGAGAAACATTGTTGGTCGACTCAGAATGGGAATGCCTCGTAAAGGTTGTCGACGGAGTTCCGCTGATTGATTTGGGTTTCTACGGAGATCGAATTAGATCATTCCAAGAAGAGCTGACGAAAGTTGGGGTGGTTCTTAACTTGGAAGAAGCTGCAAAGGCTATTGCTCGTCAATTCAAGCAGCTCGTATCCTCGTCTTCTCTGACGAAGAAGAATGTATTAGCATTATTGGCGTCTTATCGTCATCTCAAGGACAGGTCAAGCAATCTACCTCTTGATCTTGTAGTTTGCATGCGGTCCGAGAAATGGTTACACACCAAGATGGGGTTTAGATCTCCGGTGGACTCGATTCTATTTGATTCACGATGGGAATCTGTCTCTCCGATGGCCGTTCTACCGTTCATCGACGACAGCGATTCTTGCAATGGGTTGGGCAAGGAGATATGTCGGTACAAAAGTGAGCTTAAGTCTTTGGGCGTAGCATGCGAACCGGATGAGGGAGCGAATTTTGTCGTAACGGGGCTTAACATTCCTAGTAATCCTTCAGCTATAACTCCAGCTAATGTTATCTCAGTGCTGAAGTGCATTCGCAATTGGAAGAAAACACACAAAGTCTTTCCTAAAGACTTCGCGCAGAGAATCTGTAAGAGGTGGTTGAAGACAGCCATGGGTTATCAATACCCAGATGAGTGCATATTGTTCGATTCGAAGTCGTGCTCTTTCATTCAGAGGGAAGACGGGCCTTTCATCGATGAAGCATTCTACGGATCGGAAATCTCGTCCTATAAAAATGAGCTCGAAGAAATCGGAGTGACAGTAGAAATCAGCCAAGGGTGCTCATTGATCGCGCGGCATCTGAAAAGCCACTCTTCGCTGACTACTATTTCCAGAGTGTACAGCTTCTTGAAAGAATTTGAATGGACTCCGGAAAGTAGATCTGCCAATTGGATTTGGATCCCGAGTGGAAGCGACAGCGGGGAGTGGGTGTCTTCGAGAAGCTGCGTGCTCCATGACAAGAACAATCTCTTCAGGTCGCAGCTTCATGTGTTGGAAAAGCACTATGAGAAGCGCTTACTCGGGTTCTTCTCCAATGTCCTCGGAGTTAAGAGTAATCCTACGGTCGAAGACTACTGCATGCTTTGGAGTGTCTGGGAAATGTCGGTCTTAGATGTGAAGCCCGCCGACTGTTCTGCTTTCTGGTGTTTCATTGCAAAGAATTGGAATGCAGATACCGAGAAACGTCTTCTGGATTGTGTTGCTAAACTTCCGGTAAATGCCAAAAATGGGATCTTACTATCCGACAAGGAAGATGTCTTCATCCCCGACGATCTGTTGCTAAAGGATTTATTCGACGAGGCATCTGAAGAGTCTATCTTCATCTGGTATCCCTCGACAATTTCACGGGCCAAATTAAACTTAATCTACAGCAGCATCGGGGTTAGAAAGATTTCTGAGGCTGTGGAATATGATGAATCGCACTCACTGGAAAGCGGCAATGTCAGCCAAGTTGATGCGAAGAATTTGATGATCAATAAGACTGGTTTGATGAAAACCTGCCTTGCTTTTCTCGCCGATCCTTTGCTTGATATAAGTGGTGAAGAGCGGCATCGAATTGTTCGGTCCCTTCTCGATGTTGAAGTCTTGGAGACTAACGAGCAGATCGCGGCGAGCTATAAGCTTAAGCTCTCCTCAGGAAGGGATTTAACTGTGAAAGAAAGCCAGATGTGCAGGTGGGAGAAAGAAGACTCGAAGCTGATCGTGCAGAGGATTGATGGGTCATCGGGAAATAAAGAGAGGATTGAGTTCGCGACGTTCTTCTCCGACGAGGTGTCCAGAGGCTTGCTGTTTGACAGGGCTGATCAGATCGATTCGCTTGCCGAGATTATCAAGATTGGTTCGCTGTTGGATTTCGACGAAGCGGCCGTCGAGTTCTTGTTGAAGGCGAAGAACCTGCAACTGTTTGAAGAGGATGAGAAGTTCCTCTCATCTGAACTCCCCTCTGAAAAGGTATGA
- the LOC109720305 gene encoding uncharacterized protein LOC109720305 isoform X2 has translation MGIGFKSVFLISSQPHIFSNGYQIKFSEEPSPECGVGFIVPEWVEENPSLSDIQKIYGSFKSLPTTAIILPLKAEKVGAVKQQLSGLHPEILLFLSKIRRLSFREFSSDPKLASVTEISISSEENFRTRKNIDAESFTLHLSANEDGDQQCSYYMWKQKFPVKPECRVSKRAEVDEWVIILAFPLGHRLSSRTRHPGVYAFLPTEMVTGFPFIIQADFLLISSRESIVLDSPWNRGILGCVPSAFVNAFVAQLKTNEAAPAISLPFSFKFLPVRASSIPVLDSVREIIKSKVVEEHIMPCQSYSAQRMFCKPRDVSRLKPAFWNILIEAGSSGVDLQSLSSHGTYILSSHLDTADYEDTLGFLGVRYVDSEWYGKCIEGCGLVKELAEEVYLELLCFIADNWSADFARTSIWHKPLLKYVDANGGVSFWSIYRASQYSDRICTAADTSHVSWLIDWNKELAYASDRFFMPESTQKSLKAFSKQGTLMDWLKMHAKVEVVSVYNYALLVAKALKDRRLVIAFTHFVYHSAARNYIPEWYMNELCCSMPLVDNYGSVITQTARILVPAKGSKWVRLMGSNPWRGENYVELGADYLCGGNFAGNRTSENQLLGFLKKYAQAADVPYIRPPDAAFPTVASPLTKDNALLLLEWIRNLRSSGVQLPVRFLNCVKHGSWLKTSVGYKPPSESFLSNENWGSLLQIQSVLVDIPMIDQQFYGDRIGSYKEELRTIGVRFEFSEALTYIGAHLMSMAANCTLTRANVVSLLQLIRFLRQKFLPPEHLIQSIKNGRWLKTRLGYSSPAGSILFGSEWTTASYISNLPFIDIEFYGDEIINYKTELELLGVIVRFNGNYQILVDNFKPSSTLIAADAVILILMCVRHVASSGDFVKKLKELRWLKTNLGYKTPGETLLVDSEWECLVKVVDGVPLIDLGFYGDRIRSFQEELTKVGVVLNLEEAAKAIARQFKQLVSSSSLTKKNVLALLASYRHLKDRSSNLPLDLVVCMRSEKWLHTKMGFRSPVDSILFDSRWESVSPMAVLPFIDDSDSCNGLGKEICRYKSELKSLGVACEPDEGANFVVTGLNIPSNPSAITPANVISVLKCIRNWKKTHKVFPKDFAQRICKRWLKTAMGYQYPDECILFDSKSCSFIQREDGPFIDEAFYGSEISSYKNELEEIGVTVEISQGCSLIARHLKSHSSLTTISRVYSFLKEFEWTPESRSANWIWIPSGSDSGEWVSSRSCVLHDKNNLFRSQLHVLEKHYEKRLLGFFSNVLGVKSNPTVEDYCMLWSVWEMSVLDVKPADCSAFWCFIAKNWNADTEKRLLDCVAKLPVNAKNGILLSDKEDVFIPDDLLLKDLFDEASEESIFIWYPSTISRAKLNLIYSSIGVRKISEAVEYDESHSLESGNVSQVDAKNLMINKTGLMKTCLAFLADPLLDISGEERHRIVRSLLDVEVLETNEQIAASYKLKLSSGRDLTVKESQMCRWEKEDSKLIVQRIDGSSGNKERIEFATFFSDEVSRGLLFDRADQIDSLAEIIKIGSLLDFDEAAVEFLLKAKNLQLFEEDEKFLSSELPSEKV, from the exons ATGG GTATCGGGTTCAAGAGCGTGTTTCTGATCTCCAGCCAGCCCCACATCTTCAGCAACGGGTATCAGATCAAATTCAGCGAAGAGCCGTCGCCGGAATGCGGCGTCGGATTCATCGTCCCCGAGTGGGTCGAAGAGAATCCGAGCCTCTCCGACATCCAGAAGATCTACGGCTCATTCAAGAGCCTCCCGACCACGGCCATCATCCTGCCTCTCAAGGCCGAGAAAGTCGGCGCGGTGAAACAGCAGCTGTCAGGCCTGCACCCTGAGATCCTCCTGTTTCTGTCGAAAATTCGAAGGCTCTCTTTCAGAGAATTCAGCAGCGATCCCAAGCTCGCTTCGGTCACCGAAATATCGATATCCAGCGAGGAGAACTTTCGGACGAGGAAGAACATCGACGCCGAGTCTTTCACTCTCCACTTATCCGCTAACGAGGATGGGGACCAGCAGTGCAGTTACTACATGTGGAAGCAGAAGTTCCCCGTCAAGCCCGAATGCAGAGTGAGTAAAAGAGCAGAAGTCGATGAGTGGGTGATCATCCTCGCGTTTCCGTTGGGACACCGGCTGAGCAGCAGGACGAGGCATCCCGGCGTCTACGCATTCTTGCCGACGGAGATGGTGACCGGCTTCCCCTTCATAATTCAGGCAGACTTCCTCCTGATATCCTCGCGGGAGTCGATAGTTTTGGACAGCCCGTGGAACAGAGGCATCCTCGGCTGCGTGCCTTCTGCTTTCGTCAACGCTTTCGTCGCGCAACTCAAAACCAATGAAGCCGCTCCCGCGATTTCCCTCCCCTTCTCGTTCAAATTTCTGCCCGTCCGCGCGTCGTCCATCCCCGTGCTGGATTCGGTCCGGGAGATCATCAAGAGCAAAGTAGTTGAAGAGCATATAATGCCGTGCCAGTCCTATTCGGCACAGAGGATGTTTTGTAAGCCCCGCGACGTCAGTCGGCTGAAACCGGCCTTCTGGAATATACTGATCGAGGCCGGAAGCTCGGGGGTGGATTTGCAGAGTTTGTCGTCTCACGGAACTTACATCCTGAGCTCCCATCTTGATACTGCAGATTATGAAGATACTTTGGGCTTTCTCGGAGTGCGATATGTCGATTCGGAATGGTATGGAAAGTGCATCGAAGGATGCGGTCTCGTGAAGGAACTCGCCGAGGAAGTTTACTTGGAGCTTCTGTGTTTCATAGCCGATAATTGGTCGGCTGATTTTGCGAGGACGAGCATTTGGCATAAACCTCTCCTCAAGTATGTGGACGCAAACGGGGGGGTATCCTTTTGGAGCATATACAGAGCATCGCAATATAGCGATCGGATATGCACCGCGGCCGATACGAGCCATGTTTCCTGGCTTATCGACTGGAATAAGGAATTGGCTTACGCTTCTGATCGGTTCTTTATGCCGGAAAGCACGCAGAAATCTCTAAAAGCATTCTCTAAGCAGGGAACATTGATGGACTGGCTCAAGATGCACGCGAAAGTGGAGGTTGTAAGTGTATACAATTATGCGCTTCTTGTTGCGAAAGCACTGAAGGATCGACGGCTAGTGATCGCTTTCACCCACTTTGTATACCACTCGGCTGCGAGGAACTACATACCGGAATGGTACATGAACGAATTGTGCTGTTCGATGCCTCTCGTGGATAACTACGGGTCCGTGATCACGCAAACGGCTCGGATTCTTGTTCCTGCTAAAGGGAGCAAGTGGGTCAGATTGATGGGCTCGAATCCGTGGAGAGGTGAAAACTACGTCGAACTCGGAGCAGATTACTTGTGCGGCGGAAACTTTGCGGGAAATCGTACATCCGAAAATCAGCTCTTGGGGTTTCTAAAAAAATACGCTCAAGCCGCCGATGTGCCTTATATCCGTCCTCCTGATGCCGCGTTTCCGACCGTCGCTTCTCCTTTGACAAAGGACAATGCGCTGTTGCTTCTAGAATGGATTAGAAATCTAAGGTCGAGCGGAGTGCAACTGCCTGTCAGGTTCTTGAATTGCGTAAAGCACGGAAGTTGGCTGAAGACATCAGTCGGTTACAAGCCCCCGTCAGAGTCCTTTCTCTCTAACGAAAATTGGGGAAGTTTGCTTCAGATTCAGTCCGTATTGGTTGATATACCGATGATCGACCAGCAATTCTACGGAGACCGAATCGGCAGTTACAAGGAAGAACTGAGAACAATCGGAGTGAGGTTTGAATTCTCGGAGGCGTTGACGTATATCGGCGCGCATCTCATGTCAATGGCAGCTAATTGTACTTTGACAAGAGCAAATGTGGTTTCACTGCTTCAATTGATTAGATTTCTTCGACAGAAATTTCTGCCTCCTGAGCACCTCATCCAGAGCATCAAAAATGGCAG GTGGCTAAAGACTCGCCTCGGTTATTCATCCCCGGCCGGCTCAATTCTCTTCGGTTCTGAATGGACGACGGCTTCCTATATCAGTAATCTCCCTTTTATTGATATCGAGTTCTACGGTGACGAAATCATTAACTACAAGACGGAGCTCGAGTTGCTCGGTGTTATAGTCCGATTCAACGGCAATTACCAGATTTTAGTTGATAACTTTAAACCATCTTCAACTTTGATCGCCGCCGACGCTGTTATACTGATACTCATGTGTGTTCGACATGTGGCATCTTCGGGAGATTTCGTGAAGAAGCTGAAAGAACTGAGATGGCTTAAGACTAATCTTGGCTACAAAACTCCAGGAGAAACATTGTTGGTCGACTCAGAATGGGAATGCCTCGTAAAGGTTGTCGACGGAGTTCCGCTGATTGATTTGGGTTTCTACGGAGATCGAATTAGATCATTCCAAGAAGAGCTGACGAAAGTTGGGGTGGTTCTTAACTTGGAAGAAGCTGCAAAGGCTATTGCTCGTCAATTCAAGCAGCTCGTATCCTCGTCTTCTCTGACGAAGAAGAATGTATTAGCATTATTGGCGTCTTATCGTCATCTCAAGGACAGGTCAAGCAATCTACCTCTTGATCTTGTAGTTTGCATGCGGTCCGAGAAATGGTTACACACCAAGATGGGGTTTAGATCTCCGGTGGACTCGATTCTATTTGATTCACGATGGGAATCTGTCTCTCCGATGGCCGTTCTACCGTTCATCGACGACAGCGATTCTTGCAATGGGTTGGGCAAGGAGATATGTCGGTACAAAAGTGAGCTTAAGTCTTTGGGCGTAGCATGCGAACCGGATGAGGGAGCGAATTTTGTCGTAACGGGGCTTAACATTCCTAGTAATCCTTCAGCTATAACTCCAGCTAATGTTATCTCAGTGCTGAAGTGCATTCGCAATTGGAAGAAAACACACAAAGTCTTTCCTAAAGACTTCGCGCAGAGAATCTGTAAGAGGTGGTTGAAGACAGCCATGGGTTATCAATACCCAGATGAGTGCATATTGTTCGATTCGAAGTCGTGCTCTTTCATTCAGAGGGAAGACGGGCCTTTCATCGATGAAGCATTCTACGGATCGGAAATCTCGTCCTATAAAAATGAGCTCGAAGAAATCGGAGTGACAGTAGAAATCAGCCAAGGGTGCTCATTGATCGCGCGGCATCTGAAAAGCCACTCTTCGCTGACTACTATTTCCAGAGTGTACAGCTTCTTGAAAGAATTTGAATGGACTCCGGAAAGTAGATCTGCCAATTGGATTTGGATCCCGAGTGGAAGCGACAGCGGGGAGTGGGTGTCTTCGAGAAGCTGCGTGCTCCATGACAAGAACAATCTCTTCAGGTCGCAGCTTCATGTGTTGGAAAAGCACTATGAGAAGCGCTTACTCGGGTTCTTCTCCAATGTCCTCGGAGTTAAGAGTAATCCTACGGTCGAAGACTACTGCATGCTTTGGAGTGTCTGGGAAATGTCGGTCTTAGATGTGAAGCCCGCCGACTGTTCTGCTTTCTGGTGTTTCATTGCAAAGAATTGGAATGCAGATACCGAGAAACGTCTTCTGGATTGTGTTGCTAAACTTCCGGTAAATGCCAAAAATGGGATCTTACTATCCGACAAGGAAGATGTCTTCATCCCCGACGATCTGTTGCTAAAGGATTTATTCGACGAGGCATCTGAAGAGTCTATCTTCATCTGGTATCCCTCGACAATTTCACGGGCCAAATTAAACTTAATCTACAGCAGCATCGGGGTTAGAAAGATTTCTGAGGCTGTGGAATATGATGAATCGCACTCACTGGAAAGCGGCAATGTCAGCCAAGTTGATGCGAAGAATTTGATGATCAATAAGACTGGTTTGATGAAAACCTGCCTTGCTTTTCTCGCCGATCCTTTGCTTGATATAAGTGGTGAAGAGCGGCATCGAATTGTTCGGTCCCTTCTCGATGTTGAAGTCTTGGAGACTAACGAGCAGATCGCGGCGAGCTATAAGCTTAAGCTCTCCTCAGGAAGGGATTTAACTGTGAAAGAAAGCCAGATGTGCAGGTGGGAGAAAGAAGACTCGAAGCTGATCGTGCAGAGGATTGATGGGTCATCGGGAAATAAAGAGAGGATTGAGTTCGCGACGTTCTTCTCCGACGAGGTGTCCAGAGGCTTGCTGTTTGACAGGGCTGATCAGATCGATTCGCTTGCCGAGATTATCAAGATTGGTTCGCTGTTGGATTTCGACGAAGCGGCCGTCGAGTTCTTGTTGAAGGCGAAGAACCTGCAACTGTTTGAAGAGGATGAGAAGTTCCTCTCATCTGAACTCCCCTCTGAAAAGGTATGA